The Lolium perenne isolate Kyuss_39 chromosome 6, Kyuss_2.0, whole genome shotgun sequence genome segment TCCAATGAGTGGTGGTAGGAGCATGCAGAAATTGACATACATAAGTCAGGTCTGGTGAGTGTCAAGTATTGAAGAGCATCAACAATGCTCCTATATCGAGTGTTGTCCTCAGGACCAAGAAGAGATCCATCCGTAAGACACAAACTATCAGTAGTGGATAGAGGTGTAGGGCAAGACGTGCATTCAGTCATACCAACTCTTGCCAAgggatcatgagaatatttatgtTGATTGAGAAGCAGGCCATTGGACTATTTATGTACCTCAATGcctaagaagaaatgaagatttcCAAGGTCCGTGAGAGCAAATTTATGACTGAGCTTAAGCATGAGAGCCGAGATAGCAGAATCTGACGACCCAATGAAAATAATGCCATCAACGTATATAAGAATAAACATGGTGATGCCTGACTTGTGAAACAGAAACAATGATGTGTTTGCCTTGGAAGTAAAAAACCAAGAGTACATAGCTTTGAACTGAGACAAGAGTACCATGCTCGAGGTGCCTGTTTTAACCCATAGAgagtcttgtcaagtttgcaaacATAATGTGGAGTTGCGGAAGACTCAAAACCAAGTGGATGTTTCATAGAAACCTCCTCCTCTAGAACACCATGTAAGAACGCGTTCTTCACATCTAGCTGCTGCAAATTCTAACCACGAGAGATAGAAAGAGATAGAACAAGAATGATGGTAGCAGCTTTAACAACAGGACTAAAGATATCCTCATAATCAATGCCATGTCTTTGTTTGAAACCTTTTGCAACAAAAGAGGTGCTTTATAAcgatcaatagtaccatcagcatTGGTCTTGATGTGATACACCCGTTTTTAGTCGATGATATTGTTGGAGGATTTGTATGGAACAGATGCAGGTATTAGCAGCAATGAGAGCATCATATTCACTTTGCATAGCTGACTTCCAATTTGGATCAGAAAGTGCTTCCTTTGTACCAGTTTCCGATCTACATGTACCAATTTCGGTTCTACGTAAAAATTGGTGAGGTGCGAGACCCCTCAGAAAATTACTGTTAGATAGCTAACACCAGTAAAGTACTGGAAGCTAAAGATTGCACCCATAAATTAATTTCGGGAAAATATAGATACTTAACTACCCTCACAAAAAGTACTATCAAGTAGTTAATGTCAGAAAAGTAGTGCCAAAGCTAAAGATTTTGCTGGCAAACTACCATCAAAAGACTTGTCAAAGCTGATGATTTCGTTTCCAGAATTGTCAAGAAAATCACTACAAAAAATTTACTACAAAAGAAAAAAGGCCCAAGATGTTGGCACTATTAATGCACACGTGAACAGTACCTTGGAGGCCTCTCGTGTGAGCATAATCCTTCAGCTTTTATATAGGTAATAGTAGtagtagtaataataataataataataataataatgtaaCAACATAACTACTCCCTCCTTCCATTGTAAAGATCGTAATTTTTTTTGTGATTTTTCCCAAAAATTAAGGCGTATTGTAAATAATAGTCTTCAAAAATTTCCCCTCAATAAACAACAGAGTAGTTACGTCAAGCGGTACAATTAAGGAGAGCTAAGAAATTGCCCCTCAATAAAATGTTAGCTGCCTCCACTTTCCATAGACCGGTTCCCCCTTCTCTAGTTGGCTTCGCGGGTGTCGAGAGGAGTGCGGAATCGATCCATGTCTGGAAATTTTTACTAAAAGTAGTGTTTTCAGTAGATTATGTTAGGGTTTTGGTATCTGCCTTCTTCTTGGTTTTCCCTAGATGGAGATGGCACCATCTGCAATCAATTTAATAGTGATGTTGAAAGATTACAATTCTCTAGGTATGAACCTTCAGATCTTGCTTCGGCAAATCGATTTTAGATCTTTTCTCATGGTTCCCACGAGGAGAATTATCCttgcagtttttgtcccggctacTACGTCCTCGAcattggtgattcgtactctcggctcttcAGCGACATCAACAAAGCTAGTCGGTTGTTATTCACTGACATACTGGTATTGGTCCTCTTTTCGATGTTGATTGATTATTTTAATGGTTGCATGCGTGCACACAACCTAGGAATTGCGGCTTAAATTAAAAATATTGGAGAACTATTTCGTTGGTATTTACACATTTATGGTTTATTTGCTATCTTTGACTAtcttcagaaaagtacaagattgcGTCTGGGAAGAAAAAAGAGTTTGAACACCTCAAAAATTTGctagtatcttttagactttattttgtaatcgttgaagACAGCTCGTGTATCTCTACCATTTACTATTTGTTACTATAAGTATATGCGGTATTGATTGTCAACAAAAAAAAGGAGAGCCAAGCAATGAGGGGTGAAGGTGTGTGTGGTACCAGCACGATTTGAGGAGTTTGTTGAGGCTACATGAGGAATAAAAGTGAgaataagggcatgtacaatggtgatatcttaGTTGTGCCATGTAGGATAAATGGTGATGTGGATGAAAGTGAAAGTTGAAAAAATGGTTTGCCTTCTCTTaattaagagatgatctcttagcacaATCTCTCTCACCACATATTTAGGATGTCTAGTTTCTAgagataagactaaaaaataaCCAGTTGTCCATCATGTTTTGTGGTTATATCTAGATTATGTGGCGGGTCTAAGATAGGACCGTCTTACCAACCATTGTACATGCTCTAAGgacatgtacaatggtgatatcttaGCACTGCCACATAATATAAATGCAgaggtggaggaaagagaatgttggaaaaaatattttccttctcttagctaagagatgatATCTTAACACAATCTCTCTCACCACATATTTAGGATGTCTGGTTACTAAAGATAAGGCCAAAAGAccattgtacatcatgttttGTCGCTATATCTAAATTACGTGGCGACGTTAAGATAAGATGGTTATAGGGCAATTACGCATTTCGAGAAAGAAGTTTGACTACTAATTTGGTCAACataatataagatatatatcacaaaaattatactattgaaaacttcttttgaatatgaatccaatggtataatttttgtggtaTATATCTTGTATTTTGTTGGCTAAATTTATAGTCAAACTTCTTTCTCGAAATGTGTAATTACCCTGTTtaccggtatggagggagtatcaAAGTAATATCATGGATGGCATCATTAATTAGTTTGTAGACTCATTGTATCTTGGGAAGTGTGATAttacagtaactagctatgttgTTCTATCCTCTTCTCTCTTTATTAACTCACTGCTACATAAGCAGTTTGGTTGAGTTGGACACAAAGTTACTCTTGgagttacatgcaatatgagtagTCTAATATCAAGGACAATAGAAGAGCCAGCaactagatataagataatatcaTGTCATTTATAGGTAGCTTAGAGCCAATATGTATAATAGTTAGCTATAAGAGTGTGTTACTTTGTTGGTACTAGGTCCACttctcactctcacaaagtgtctATGAGTCTGCGCTGCAGCTAGCTCTTGCATCAAAGCCCACGTACTCCCCTTGCTTTTTCATGCATATTTCGTCCACATATGCAAAAGTGTCCCATAGATGGTTTATAAACCCACAATTATAGTTTCTCTAATTAAGTTGACATACAAATTGAGACGCAAAAAACAATCCACGCTGCGCACAAAGCAACTACGGAAAGAAGCTAGTGTACTACCTATCCTACAAGTCCACTGGCACCAACCTATCACTAAACCGGATGGCCGCGCACGAAACGACGCCTTCCCACATGATCCTTCTAACCAGTAGAGTTGCTTATGTGGTGTCACCGTCGAAGGCGACATCATTGGTGTCGTCAGATATACCAACATGTGAGCGCCACAACTCTCCACATGTCACGAGTTGCTCGCCTGCTCGTGTCCCCCGAGTTTAGCCAAGCAGATAAGTTATGGCATCTCTAGCGGCCCGACGTATTTTAGACACGATTTGTGTTTGTTtcggtccgtttgcgtcgggcgcAAACACGAAAGTGGATCTTTTTTTAACCTGTCTGTATGTGTGTGCCCATGTCCACAACATGAGTTTGAGCCTTGCTTTGATTACGGAGGAGAAAGAGGGAAATATGACTTTTGTGTGGTCACTTTTAGCCATAGAAATGATGCATTAATTAAGAGAGAGGCCAGTTAGGTCATATGGACGCGCGAACAACGTCGGCGCAGACGCATTTGCGGCGTAAATTTACTTCTAGAATGCGTCTGCGCGAACATGCAGTCACTATACGTCTGGCGGTTGGGTTGGGTGGAGACAAACAAAAGCTTTTAGTCCGTTTCTATCATGCCGTTGGAGATTCCCCTATCCTCCAAACTATTTGAGGACGGCGGAAGTAAGAACGATTTATAGAGTTAGCCAAACCGGAAAAGAGAAGGTCTAATCGATGTCACTTGCTTCCAATACATCTAGAAATTCAGATTATAGTTGGTCAATATCCTCGACGAGCACAGATTACAGAGCACACGGAGAAAAAAAATTCTAGGTCCGCAATCTGTAATCCTCGTTTGAGGCATAGCTGCAGCGTCCCCATCTGGCTAAACACCGGGACCAATATGGACGGAAGAAGGGTCAAAGCTGATCCGCTACGGTGACTCGTCGTCGTCCGACGGCGCCGGTGTCACCAGACCCACGACAGCCTTCGCCACAGCTTCCCTCAACGACGCCTCGTCGATTTCACCGGCAACCTACAAGATTCACAGCCAGTCAATTCCACCGTGCACCGGTAATTAATCTCGGACATCATTCAGGCAATTAGTAGAGAGAGAAAAGACACATGTCGGGTCCAAAACATGTGCAATCGAAGAACAGCCATAATACGGTCAAAAAGGGAAAGAATGACAATAGAAATAGTTATAGGCAATCCTGCAAAGCAAGCAGATGGGTTCATTTcataaaaaaatcatgtatgattCCAACCCTAAAAATTTACTTGCTACCGAAACCATTTGTTTCAAACAAGCCTAAGCCTATTCGCCATTATTCATAACTAGTATCCACCATTATTCATAACGAGCCTAAACTCGTATCCACCATTATTCATATAAACTCTTcagaaaagcaaaaaaaaaaaaaaaaaaaaaaaaaaaaaaaaaaaatactcttGAATTTTAAGTTCGGAGTTTGGAAATTTTGCCGAGAGACCAGATTTCCTAGCCCGTCTCTATTGCTCAATCGCGTGGCTTTATTTATAAAACTGAGACGAAAACAGGTTTCAAGCAAGCACACACGTTCGTTTGTGCGGACGGTATGAGTAAGCTATTCTGGCCAAGCAAAGCACGGTCACGAGTCCTCAGAGCGTCCTGCTGTCCTGCCAAAGTCATGGCGATTGGAACACCTCGATTTATCGCTATCTCTCTACGTTTTCTTGTGGTGGAGCACAGACGTAGATCACGAAAGTATTAACTGACGGATGAAGCTTCTCTGAAACTGAAAGGAACTCCGACTGACAGGAAAAGGAGACGGGCTGTGACGTCACCCGAGAACATTTCAAGGGCGGTCAAGCTTTCTCGCTGAGTTTTCGCCGGCAGCCGTCGCCGTCGGCCAAATACTAGGAGCTAATCCCGTTTGACTTTGACCTGGCCTGAACGGTTGAAACCCACCAGATCTCACGTGCGTTCCTACCCGTCCGTGACGTAACCGCCGTACCAATTCATGAACATCATGACGTAAGCTTATTATAGTTGGTTCGATCATACCGTTGCTCGCAGTGTCAGGCTCGCCCGGGCAATGCCGTCGCCGTTGGTGTCCGGCCGCCTGCCGTCGACGGCGACCACCGTGAAACGGTGCCCGGCCATGCCCTTGAGCACAGCCAGCACGCGGGCCAGTAGCTCGGACAGGTCGCCCGGCGCCGCCACCCTGATGGTCACCTCACGGTGATGATCCGCAGGCGAGAACGACGACGACGATGTGGACGCGCCGGCGCTGCTGCTGGTCACATCCACTTGTACCCTCACCGACGAGCCGCCTGCTTGGAGGAGTGGTCTGTCCCTGGAGCTTCCGTTGACGGCCCGTTGGTGTCGCTGGGTTTGCGCCGCCGCCTGGAGGCTTCGGTTCTTGGCTTCGAGCTCGGAGATCTGGGTCATCATGATGTTCATGTAGTCCAGCGTGTGGGCGAGGACGGTGGCTTTGTCTTTCTGTACAACAAAATGTGCATTAGCCTAACTAAGCATCGATCAATTTTAGAAACAAAATAGCTCGAACTTCGAACGAGTTTAAACAAACGGAGTAGGATGATACACAAACACAATGTACGAATGTGTGCAAACCTTTGATCCGGGAGGAAGCAGCCCTCTGAGCGTCTCGAAGCTCTCGTTGAGCCTCTCGCGCCGCCTCCGCTCCGATATCATATGGTGGAGCTGGCTGCTCGTCGGTGCCGCCGCTGGCGCCGATGCTGCCGCGGTCTCCTCGTCATCCTCCCGCCAACGCTGCGCGGTCGCCCCGGACCTGCGCTCCTGGCCGTTGTACTCCTGCATTCTCCTAAGGATGGAGATGGCCATCTTGATCATCCGCTGCCCGGGCGCGCCCGCCGCTCGCCGCGGCGCCCTCGGCGCCAGCGCCGCATTATACGCCCTGAACGCCGTCGTCGTCGAGCCCCGGCGCGGCGATCTACGCGCGCGGTGGTTGCCCGGTACGATAGGCATAGATGTGGTAGGCATCCctgacgacgacgaggaagaagataTGACGGTGAGCATGGCCTGCGCCATCGCGGCGTCGTCGGCCTCAGCGCTCGGGAAGTGGAGGTGCCCGTGGCCAGGGCCGTGACGGCTGAACGGCACCGGGTGCGGCGGACGCAACGGGTGGAGCATCTGCGCAGCCGTCAGATCCCTGGGAGACGTCGTGGTAGACGACATGGCAGCCATTGTGCTGCGCAAGAGCGACGTCGAGCCGTCGGCCGGGCTGCCCACGGAGATTGACGGCagagaggaggacgacgaagatGGCC includes the following:
- the LOC127307773 gene encoding putative transcription factor bHLH041; the encoded protein is MMDTLFVLGQESRLRILEQAASRIPGCVYLCVWAPIPGGHHPPRSAAASRAHRHLLCLDAWLRDGGGSGDSDRARALFDAYRGSLCAAVSGCVPGWAYGDGRAYMELPEHDLALTASSPVQQQFYQEAGIKVAAFMGCESGEIEVGLSTPAGQTNLQASLGQVFSEDFFQQSLLEELLQLPPTRPSSSSSSLPSISVGSPADGSTSLLRSTMAAMSSTTTSPRDLTAAQMLHPLRPPHPVPFSRHGPGHGHLHFPSAEADDAAMAQAMLTVISSSSSSSGMPTTSMPIVPGNHRARRSPRRGSTTTAFRAYNAALAPRAPRRAAGAPGQRMIKMAISILRRMQEYNGQERRSGATAQRWREDDEETAAASAPAAAPTSSQLHHMISERRRRERLNESFETLRGLLPPGSKKDKATVLAHTLDYMNIMMTQISELEAKNRSLQAAAQTQRHQRAVNGSSRDRPLLQAGGSSVRVQVDVTSSSAGASTSSSSFSPADHHREVTIRVAAPGDLSELLARVLAVLKGMAGHRFTVVAVDGRRPDTNGDGIARASLTLRATVAGEIDEASLREAVAKAVVGLVTPAPSDDDESP